The following is a genomic window from Solanum lycopersicum chromosome 6, SLM_r2.1.
TTCAATCTTATTAAGAAAGTCCATGTCCATCTAGATTTGTCATCAACTAatgtgagaaaatatttcattccATAATAAGTAGCTACTTTATATGGACCCCATACATCCATGTGTATCAAATCAAAAACAGCATTTACATTGGTGCTACTATTGGGAAAAGGCATCCTTGTTTGTCTAGCTTGTGGACAAACATGACAGTGATCAATAGTAAAACTACTATTAGTATTGAACTCTTTTATCTTCCTAAGTACTTTCATTGGAACATGTCCCAATCTTCTATGCCAAAGTGCTGGATCTCCAGCTCCTTGTTTTATTGCAGACATTGTGAGAGGGTTGTTTCCTTGTGGTATTTCATTCCAGTTCATCACATACAAACCTTCTTCCACCTTACCAATCCCCTTGACCTTCCCAGTCCTGAAAAATACAATGTGTAGGAAAGAAAGAAACACAACAGTTTAATCCCCTTGTCAGCTTGTTCACAGACAACAAATTAAACCTGAATGTTGATATACACAAGACATTACTGATCATTTCAGTAGCATTCAATTGTATACTTCCAATGTGGGATACAGTTGCTGATTCTCCTATTGGTAGTTGTACTTGCCCTGTGCTATGTATTGTATGTTTATTATGTAGGTATGTATGATTACTGATCATATGATCTGATGCTCCAGTATCTATAATCCACTTCAAACAATAATTGGGATTACCTGCCAGATTCACACAGCCTTGAGGATTCAAGAACTCCTTATTGCCTTGCAAAATTCCAAGCATTTGTTGAAGTTGTGTAGGTGTTGCCTTTTGTATTAACTTCCCTAGCTGGTTAGGTATATCTTCCTGCCCTTGTATTGTTCTATCCATGTGAACCTTATCATCATGCAGTCGTGAATGCATAGCATTCTTTCCTATGTGATCCAATGCTTCCTGCAGCTGTACTCCTCTTGTATTGGCAGAGTTAACCTTCTTCTTACCTTTGAAATTTTCTGGATAACCAATCAACAAGTAACAAGTGTCTTTCACATGCCCATTGCATGACAATTATCACATTTCTTCAGCTTATTGCAATTAGCCCTATCATGACCTCTCATGTTGCAATAATCACAATACAGTGTGTGGTAAGTTTTCTTCGAATTCTGAGATTGTCTATTATAGAACTATGTGGACTGATTATTCCTGGCAGTATACATAGCCAAAGATTCAATTCCTTCACTGATATTCCCTGCAATTCCTCTTTGACTTTCATCTTGGATTACAAGAGCATATGCTTGATTAACATTTGGTAAATTATGCATCATAAGAATTTGACCTCTAGCTGATGAATAGCTATCGTTTAATCCCATAAAAAACTACAGCAATCGTTGATATTGTAGTTGCTCAACATACTCCTTAGATTTGTTGCAATCACAACTTGGTGGAGGTAAAATTGTATCATACTCATCCCACAGATTTTTCAATTTCGTGTAATATGCAGAGACACTCAATACTCCTTGTGTTAGAGTAAATATCTTCTTGTGCAATTGGTATAGTCTCGATCTATTTATCTTGTCAAATCGCTCCTTGAGGTCAAGCCATACCTGATGTGCACTAGGCGAGTACAAGATACCACTAAGCAACTCCTTACTGACATTGCAGGTAAGCCAAGAGATAACAATGGCGTTGCATCGATCCCAAACCTTTTTCAAATTGTCTTCGAAATCAGTACGCAAAACAGATCCATCGATAAAACCTATCTTGTTTCGTCCAAGTAATGCAATCTCCGTAGCTCTGCTCCATATAGTATAGTTCTCCATTCCAGTCAATTGAATTCCCACAGACAGAGCTCCAGGTACATCTGAAGAGCTCAAATACAATGGATGATTGTGATCAATCATCACCACATTCCCAGTAGCTGTCTCACCTTGTGTTCTGCTACTCGATCCTCCCAGTGAATCATCCTCGATCGCCATGGATCAGATCCAACTGCCTCCGTAAATCCTTCGTaaaacagaagaaaaaaaattgcagaAGATGAAATCCAGCTCCTAAACTCTTCCTCctctgtgctctgataccatgttaagaAGATCAATTGATCAACAATGcaggagaagaagagaaatgaaGATCAACTGATTTACAATGAAGAGAAGGAGAGAAAGAACTGCTCTGTTTTCTTCCACTAAGATCACGCAATGTACATTGTAAAGAAACTGAAAAACTAACTAATTACAAATGATccttccaatatatatatatatatcacattaAAGAATTAACTAACTGCTTTATAACTAACTTGATTTGTTAACTAATCACTAATCGACAACTGTACATTTTGTTAACTGCTCAACAATAATGAAGATGGTGCATCTTTGAGGCCTATCTTGGATTTGCTTCAGCAGAAAGTAGTCATTAACACATGGTAATTGTTTTCTCTTATGCAATACTTCCatcgtttcaatttatttgtctgaTTTTAATTTGTCATCGATTCAAGAGAATAAGTGtttgatattgttgttgaaaagtaaaaaaaccacttgcttcataaaaaaaagcaaataaaacgtttggtaaattaataaaactacTTTTACATGGAAGTAGAAACAGTTTTCTATTGTCGACAAGAATCTAAAAATTTCtgcttctttaaaaaaaataaactatgttTTCATAGACTAATTGTATCATTTCTACTTGTTGTAACTAAAGTAGCTCAATTTTGCCTCGATGGACTTTAGCGACAATAACTAAATGATGAAATTTGTCAAGAATCTAAGAATTTCtgcttctttaaaaaaaatagaactatGTTTTCATAGACTAATTGTATCATTTTTACTTGTTGTAACCAAAGTAGCTCAATTTGCCTTGATTGACTTTAGTGATAATAACTAAATGAtaaaatgtaaataatttaCAAAGTGTAAAGAGCAAATTACGTTACATCTAACTCCTTTCTATCCATTTTGAAATGATAGGTTTGGATTAAAAGTTGCAATTCTTGAAGGAGGACTTCCATTTGAAAGGATTCATGGTGTAAAtacatttgaatattttgaaatgGATCACACGTATAGTGGTGTTTTTAATAAGGCAATGTTTAATCATACAactctaatgatgaaaaaaatactaGACAAATACAAGGGCTTTGAGAACATCAAGACTTTGGTTGATGTGGGTGGTGGTCTTGCATCCAACCTCAAGATGATTACAACTAAATACCCAACTATTAAGGGCACTAATTTTGATGTGCCTCACGTTGTCCAACATGCCCCTACTTATAAAGGTACCTTCTcattcttgtttttttcttttaatagcTGATAAATTTTAACGTTGTCATTTAAAGTTGATATAACTCTTGTTATAAAAGTGATTCATATATACCTTTATCATTACACATATGACTTATATATACTTTACCGTTACAAAAGAAGCTCATATATATCCTTCATCTAATTGAAGTGAAAATAttggttttaaatttatttttttgacttaattttttttaaaaaattcatgtcGGGGTATATACGATCTTTCTAGCAAAGTTGAaaccaaaaagtaaaaaaaaaaaaaaaagtatgtctAAGTAGGATCAAATATATCCATATGgattatatttttaacttcCACTAGAGGAAAAAGTGTATATGTAGGTCATTTGTATGACATAGGAGTATATATGAATGACTTTAATAACGATGGATATAACGAACTCTAAATAACTTGAGCGCTATATCAGaccttttttctatttttctttttaatttattgatacttctttttgtattaatttgtttgtctaGTTTTCATTTGatatagatatttatatttcatttttaaaaaaaaaaaaaattatcacaggGGTGGGACACGTCGGGGGAGATATGTTTGAAAGTGTTCCAGAAGGACATGCTATTTTTATGAAGGTACGCACGTGCctcaaattaattataaaattagtatgATAAAAGTTTAGTAGAAAAAGTAATTATTCATAACTATTTGTTGTTTCTTcataatattgacattttgtgtTTGTTAATATTGATAGAAGTGGATTCTTTATGACTGGAGTGATAGTCAGTGCGTGAAGTTACTGAAGAATTGCTATAAAGCTACACCAGCAGAAAATTGAAGCTGGATTCAAAGATATAATTTGTTGTGTTTGTAATTTTTGGGTCATGGAATTCTACAAGTAGCTTTACCTCTACTACTTGACTCTAAATGTCATccattaatattattgtatttattttctgTTACTTCACTTTGTTTCTCTAaagtaataattcaattatcaaaTGCTCTTTTGTACTTCTAAAGTTTGAGCTTGAAAAGTTCTTCGACGGTGGAACTCAAATCTTCCTCTAAATAACTCAAGTTATATATAAGTTGCTCGTCTTGATGTTCTTTGATATATTATTCACTCAAAACTATTCACgtctaattttaaaatttgagctTTCAATTTCTTCATTTGGACTTCCATTCGACTTGTTCATTTTATTACTACTAAATAAAATGATCGGTATTTCATTTGATTCTCTTGATTTTGTTGGGAGAATAACatcaagagaaagaaaaattatgcATAGCAAATTCTCTTGTAAACagaggaagatgatgaagaaaaaaCAAAGGAGGAAAATAAAGTTACACGGCTATATTcagtaataaatcaataatataggCTACTTTAGGTAATGGCTTAAGTCATATGCGCACCTTAAAGTTGTTCGtatatttcacttagacacctcaatttAGCCtcatacctattgaacacttcaaCCTTAACAAATTTACAccaatttaacaaaaatgatagtcaaataaaagagaaatatgtGTGCATTTCAAACGCTCAAACATGACAAATGGACCAATGAAGTGATGACACATGgcaattgaattaatttttaaaaaaaatttatttaaataatcaaaagcaatttaagaaaacaaaaattgaataaatccACCCAACCCCCACCCCGGCCCACCGGCCACCCACCATTCTTCTTCTCGTTGACTTGAACTGCAACCTccatacttcttcttcttcgtttccTTTTCACTGGCCCCGGTGTTTCAACACTAGTCAACAATAACCTCCAgccttttcttcttctccattgaATTTTATCCATATTTCACCATTATTGTCAATCTAAGCTAATTCCTCATTTACCTTTCATTTTGATTGCATCAAAACCTTCtattcattatcttttatcttcttttcactaataattatttataataaattacaagaaaaaataattttttacagaAAAGATAATCAATTGCTTCAtcgaaatattatttttatcgaaaCAATGAAACTTTGCCAAAATATTTGAGACTTTAATTAGATttacatagaaaaagaaaaaacacaaaaagaatttGAGTGGGTGTGGGTATAGAAAGAGATCAGAGAAGTTGCAGAAAGGTATGTGGAAGaaggtcattttttttatttaaaattaattatttttatgcattatttattaattaggtctattaattgaaaagaaaaagaaaaaaagatcatttCAAATGGTTTCACGCGCTTGGGGACCGTGAAATACACATTTTTTGCCACATAAGCCATTTGTGTTCAATAGGAACTGTTTTTGAACACAtaaggtgttcaataggtatgaGGCTAAATTGAGGTGTCTACGTGAAATATACGGACAATTTTAAGGGGTCGCATATGACTTAAGCCTTAGGTAATAAAAATGACCGAATGGTCGATTTGATTAATTATCTCATCGCTATGATGTtggtgtatattatatatacgtaCAACTTCGTACCTTAGGAGACCAACATAGAACATGATCAACCCATTATCTCAATGTAGGGTACTTCCATCTTTTAGCAAGCTTGATCACTTTAAATTTTTGTCCAGTATGGCataatcacatattcatattcgCATCTACATTTATATAAACATTCATATTGAGGATGTATTGAACTTTAACTGACGACTCAAAAGCAGATATTTATAGGTTTTCCTTTTTCCACGAATCACAAGCACCAATTAACGAATTAACTGAGTTCAAATTAAACATTATTAGTACTCCcgccttttttttaattagaaaaagtgATCCCgccatatttcaaataaaaagaataagtatatgtaattattttaaactagACGGGCTTAATTGGAATAAAAAAAGGTTTTCCTAAACCATGACGCAGAATGGAAATTAACAAGCTTGATCAGTTTAATATTTTCCTAAATCCTGGTGTATTAGGATTAGGAAACTAATGCATTCCTTTATTAGTATTAACACTTCCTTCTCCGATTGAACTTGGGATTAATCCTCTCCTTATAAATTGTTTTAAGTTTTAACTAATAATTTCatcattcaataattttaatttttttttttaacaatgtcGTACAATTACATGTTCAAATTCATAATTGTGGGAGAAACCGGAGTGGGAAAAACTTGCCTGCTTTACCAATTGACATCGGCGCGATTTAAACCGGTTTACGAGGTCACAATCGGAGCTGAATTCGGATCCAGAACGATCACCGTCGATCAGAAGCCAATTAAGCTGCAAATATGGGACACGGCGGGACAGGAAAAGTTCCGATCACTCACGAGATATTTTTACAGAGGCGCTGTTGGGGCTTTGCTAGTTTACGACGTGACTAAGCGGCAAACTTTCCAGCAACTCCCGAATTGGCTCGAGGATTTACGAAAACACGGCGATGAGAAATTGACGGTAATGGTGGTGGGGAACAAGTGCGATCTGGATGAAGAAACTAGGGCTGTTAGTAAGGAGGAAGGCGAGGAATTTGCGAAGAGGAATAAGTGTTTGTTCATGGAAGTATCAGCTAGAACGGCGAAGAATGTGGAGGCGGCGTTCGGAAGCGCGGCGGAAGAAATATGTGAGAAGATCGGAAAAGGGGATTTTGGGACGGTGGAGGGATATAAGGGGATTACAATTGGGAATTGGAGAGGAAAAAGTAAAAGATTTTACTCATGTTGTTTTTGacaatttgtttgtttatataCTAAGTAAATTGTCCGCGCGAATCTATCTCACAATTAGATCACTATCATGTTGAACTTGTAGTGTAGTTGAACTTAATTTGGTTTAGAGTGTACTTCACTTAGTTTTCAACAACGTTAACAAGATAAAGAACTTATAAATGAAGTATTGTTTGAAACATCTCTAACTTCGCAATATCTGTAAAATTATGTTCACAgtcttaatatattttatttaatcgtTTCGAGAAgtgatatatatttgaataactTAATCTATATTCTAAGTTGCGGCATTAAAATGTTAAACAACATGTAAATCAAATTAAACAACTCTCAATTTGTGTTAATAGTGTTAGAACTATTACTTTGTGAAGAGATAGATATAAGAGAATTATCGGTcaatttttcttctaatttattACATGTCTTTATCTCTCTGGtcaaaattgattttattatcattagGAATATTAGCTCATAAGAATTCATACCCGTTACAGTTTATTTGCTAAAAGTAGAAGTAGTCCTTCTTAAACAATAAGGAATCGTTTGGTTACTGGTTAGAGTTACGCACGTATTAGTTATGCAGATTTGGTCATGTTGAATTTAATCATGCTGATATTAGCTACATGGATATTAGTTATGTATGTATTATTTAGTTGTTAGAGATTATGACAGATGAATCAtaactattgaatattaaacttgttgtaaattattaatatatatcatttacaaaataataatacatgctAATAAAATGTggaatatattgaataatataatgCTAATATTTTATTAGCATATGTAccgttaaaaaaatatataatcaatttctaatattaaaaaaatatttgtattacataaattaatgaaaattacaattatataaaaataaatgaaaatgatctaaatataataagaaacaaaaaaactaCACATAAAGATAGGACACATTAAAAtttccaatttaaaaaataaaagaaataaaaatggctatatacataaaaagaaataaaaacaacaaatgtATGTATAGGAAAATAGTAAAGTTtccaattaaataataaaataaattaatagaataAATATGTAATACATAACTTATTTCACCTTCTACCCTGCATaactttatacatatat
Proteins encoded in this region:
- the LOC104648091 gene encoding ras-related protein Rab-2-A-like, which gives rise to MSYNYMFKFIIVGETGVGKTCLLYQLTSARFKPVYEVTIGAEFGSRTITVDQKPIKLQIWDTAGQEKFRSLTRYFYRGAVGALLVYDVTKRQTFQQLPNWLEDLRKHGDEKLTVMVVGNKCDLDEETRAVSKEEGEEFAKRNKCLFMEVSARTAKNVEAAFGSAAEEICEKIGKGDFGTVEGYKGITIGNWRGKSKRFYSCCF